The segment GGGAGCGCGGGAAGGGCCGCTATCTCGGCATCGGCGTGGTCATCGGGGTGGAGCCCGGCGGCCGCAACGCCGCCCGCGACATGGCCATCTTCCCCGAGATGAAGGAAACGCCCGGGTCCGGCGGCATCAACGGCGCCACCATCAAGCTCGAGAAGAACGGCACCATCGCCCTCTACCTGGGGTCCCCCAACTGCGGGCAGGCCCACGAGACCACCACCGCCCAGGTGGCCGCCGGTATTCTCGGCGTAAGCCCGGACGTCATCAGCACCACCACGCCCTTCGACAGCGATGTCGCGCCCTGGGGCGTGGCCGCCGCCAACAGCGGCAACAACTTCCACCTCTACGACATCGGCTCCATCATCGGCGCGGCCACGCAGCTCCGGGAGAAGGTCCTCAAGGTGGCCGGCCACATCCTCGACGCCGAGCCCGCGGACCTGGAGATCGCCGACGGCGTGGTGACCGTTCCCGGGTACCCGAGGCGCAAGCTCACCTTCGCCGAACTGGGCAAGGCGGCCTACAACAACCAGTCGCTGCTGCCCGAAGGCATCGACGCGGGGCTGCAGACCACGTTCTACTACACGTTCCCCCACGCCCAGCCGAACATGGTGCCGGGCAAGGACCGCCGCGTCCGCGCCCAGTTTACCTTCGGCGCCGGCGCCCACGTGGCCGTCGTGGAGGTGGACCCGCGCACCGGCAAGGTCGAGGTGCTGCGCTACCTCATCGTGGGCGACAACGGCACCATCATCAACCCCGGCGTGGTGGATGGACAGATCTACGGCTCCGCCGCCCACGGCATCGCCGTGGCCCTGGGCGAAGGGTTCGTCTACGACGACGAGGGACAACTCCTCACCATTACGTTGACCGACTACGGCAAGTGTTCCACCGCCGAGACCCCCCACGTCGAGGTGGAGCACGCGCCATCGCCCTCGAAGTTCACGCCGCTGGGACAGAAGGCCGCCGGCGAAGGCGCGGCCATCCCCTCCCCCGCCGCCATCGCCAGCGCGGTGGAGAACGCCCTGGAGCCCTTCGGCGTCAAGATCCGGCATCTGCCGCTCACACCCGAGCGGGTATGGCAATTGATTCAGGAGGCCCAGGCATGATCCCCGGCGCGTTCGACTACCACGCACCCGCTTCCCTGGAGGAGGCCCTGTCGCTCTTGTCCGCCAACCTGGACGACGCCAAGGTCCTGGCCGGCGGCCAGAGTCTGTTGCCGCTCATGAAGCTCCGGCTCGCCAAGCCCGAGGTCATCATCGACATTGGCGGCCTGCCGGACCTGAACTTCATTCGCGAAGACGGCGACCACATCACCATCGGCGCTCTGGCCACCTACACCGACCTGGCCGAGTCCGAGCTGATCCAGAACCGCTGCCCGCTGCTGGCCCAGGCTGCCGTGGTGGTGGGCGACGTACAGGTACGGAACCGCGGCACCGTCGGCGGCGGACTGGCCCACGCCGACCCCGCCGAGGACCTGCCGGCCGCCATCCTGGCCCTGGACGCCGAGGTCAAGGCGGTCGGGCCCGACGGCGAGCGCTGGATCTCCGCCGGCGAGTTCTTCATCACCATGCTCACCACCAGCCTGATGCCCGAGGAGCTGCTTACCGAGATCCGCGTCCCCGCCCGGGACGGCTACAAGTCGTCCTACCAGAAGGCCTCCCGGCAGGCCGCCGGCTTCGCCATCGTGGGCGTGGCCGCATGTCTGAAGGAGTCCGCCGACGGCACCTGCGAGGACATCGCCATCGGCGTCACCGGCGTGGGCGATATCGCCTACCGCGCGGAGAAGGTGGAAGAGGCGCTACGCGGCCAGAAGCTCGACGACGGCGCCATCGCCAGCGCCGCCGCCCTGGTCACGGACGGCGTCGACCCCATCGAAGACGTCAACGCCACCCCCGTCTACCGCGCACACCTGGCGCGGGTGTACGTGGAGCGGACGATCCAGGCGGCACGGGCGGGGTGACTCTAAAGGGTGGACGGCAACCGCTGAGCGCCGTGCAGTACAGCCAGTACTTCAACTCGCTCGGCTTTGACCCGGTAGATGATGCGATAAGGCCTTTCGATGACTTCGCGGACATCCGGCGCCTCATATTCCGGGACTATGCGACCAGATTCCGGAAACTGGGCAATCTGCTCCGAACGCCGTGTAATGCGATCCACTACGCGTTGCGCATACAGAGGT is part of the Deltaproteobacteria bacterium genome and harbors:
- a CDS encoding molybdopterin-dependent oxidoreductase; this translates as NLVQPEQMPYTTPNGNVYDSGDYPGLLKRALEKVDYPALKEEQARERGKGRYLGIGVVIGVEPGGRNAARDMAIFPEMKETPGSGGINGATIKLEKNGTIALYLGSPNCGQAHETTTAQVAAGILGVSPDVISTTTPFDSDVAPWGVAAANSGNNFHLYDIGSIIGAATQLREKVLKVAGHILDAEPADLEIADGVVTVPGYPRRKLTFAELGKAAYNNQSLLPEGIDAGLQTTFYYTFPHAQPNMVPGKDRRVRAQFTFGAGAHVAVVEVDPRTGKVEVLRYLIVGDNGTIINPGVVDGQIYGSAAHGIAVALGEGFVYDDEGQLLTITLTDYGKCSTAETPHVEVEHAPSPSKFTPLGQKAAGEGAAIPSPAAIASAVENALEPFGVKIRHLPLTPERVWQLIQEAQA
- a CDS encoding xanthine dehydrogenase family protein subunit M translates to MIPGAFDYHAPASLEEALSLLSANLDDAKVLAGGQSLLPLMKLRLAKPEVIIDIGGLPDLNFIREDGDHITIGALATYTDLAESELIQNRCPLLAQAAVVVGDVQVRNRGTVGGGLAHADPAEDLPAAILALDAEVKAVGPDGERWISAGEFFITMLTTSLMPEELLTEIRVPARDGYKSSYQKASRQAAGFAIVGVAACLKESADGTCEDIAIGVTGVGDIAYRAEKVEEALRGQKLDDGAIASAAALVTDGVDPIEDVNATPVYRAHLARVYVERTIQAARAG
- a CDS encoding type II toxin-antitoxin system RelE/ParE family toxin is translated as MKTHWTRTAVEHLLAIYEHIAQDAPLYAQRVVDRITRRSEQIAQFPESGRIVPEYEAPDVREVIERPYRIIYRVKAERVEVLAVLHGAQRLPSTL